The proteins below come from a single Candidatus Zixiibacteriota bacterium genomic window:
- a CDS encoding efflux RND transporter periplasmic adaptor subunit, with protein MSEFKASDADLSALKLDKRHKTGAPGRWRKWLHLLWLLIPIAGYLVYRIGLHEITPATKVRSATAQMLTGSEAQAELVATGYVVAQVKAAVSSKATGRLEVLNVEEGDVVKAGEVLAIIENSDVKADLERMKANLAMARADSTDAYIKLNRANGLIKTGSTTQDIVDEMKANYDRAKAAVAVASAGVQYAEVAVENTIIRAPFDGTVLSKDADVGEMVAPFSSAGSSRGAVVTLADMSSLEVEADVSESNIYKVNAGQPCEIILDAYPGVRYPGRVKKIVPTADRSRATVMTKIAFTQIDEKVLPEMSARVNFLPEKTGGAEKPQTPVLAVPKSTISNRNGRSVVFKIIGQNVQEVAVTIGRELGTFTEILSGLVPGDQVVVSPPGALKSGDKIELSQ; from the coding sequence ATGAGTGAGTTTAAAGCTAGTGATGCCGACCTTTCGGCGCTGAAATTGGATAAACGACACAAGACCGGTGCGCCGGGGCGTTGGCGTAAGTGGTTGCACCTGTTGTGGTTGCTGATCCCGATCGCGGGTTACCTGGTATACCGAATCGGGCTGCACGAGATCACACCGGCCACCAAAGTGCGCAGCGCGACGGCGCAAATGTTGACCGGCTCGGAAGCGCAAGCGGAGCTGGTGGCGACCGGTTATGTCGTGGCACAGGTCAAGGCGGCCGTGTCATCGAAAGCGACGGGGCGGCTGGAGGTTCTGAACGTCGAAGAGGGGGATGTAGTCAAAGCCGGCGAGGTTCTGGCGATTATCGAGAATTCCGATGTCAAAGCGGATCTGGAGCGGATGAAGGCGAATTTGGCGATGGCGCGAGCCGATTCCACCGACGCGTACATCAAGCTCAATCGTGCCAACGGATTGATCAAGACCGGCTCGACGACTCAGGATATCGTCGACGAGATGAAGGCCAACTATGATCGTGCTAAGGCAGCGGTGGCGGTGGCGTCGGCGGGCGTGCAATACGCCGAAGTGGCGGTCGAGAACACCATCATTCGCGCGCCGTTTGACGGCACAGTGCTCTCCAAGGACGCCGATGTCGGCGAGATGGTAGCGCCGTTCTCTTCGGCGGGGTCATCGCGCGGCGCCGTCGTCACGCTGGCGGATATGAGTTCGCTTGAGGTAGAAGCCGATGTTTCGGAATCGAATATCTACAAAGTCAACGCCGGTCAGCCGTGCGAGATCATTCTGGACGCCTATCCCGGAGTTCGGTACCCGGGGCGTGTGAAGAAGATCGTGCCAACGGCAGATCGTTCGCGCGCGACGGTCATGACGAAAATCGCATTTACCCAGATCGATGAGAAAGTTCTGCCGGAAATGTCGGCGCGGGTGAATTTCCTGCCGGAGAAAACTGGAGGCGCGGAGAAGCCGCAGACGCCGGTGCTGGCGGTGCCGAAATCGACGATCAGCAATCGCAACGGGCGCTCGGTCGTATTCAAGATCATCGGGCAAAACGTTCAGGAAGTTGCCGTGACAATCGGGCGCGAACTGGGAACGTTTACCGAGATCCTATCCGGCCTGGTGCCGGGAGATCAAGTGGTTGTATCGCCGCCGGGGGCGCTGAAGTCGGGCGACAAAATCGAATTATCGCAATAG